The following are from one region of the Silene latifolia isolate original U9 population chromosome 9, ASM4854445v1, whole genome shotgun sequence genome:
- the LOC141599664 gene encoding uncharacterized protein LOC141599664 isoform X2 — translation MATSSISVSSPSLHTQPRHRHTLSPRHTSLRFHLLHTFPALQASRRSNPIYPQGNDESLNDGRRWRSFDFDGYYGDEDDDDEEEEEEDRSLDLLVRFVENVFRKVSKRARKAVRSVLPLAISTKLVICTLGTVVFVSIIVIRGVWSGILYLQDGRGRYMNGMDDDQPEWTRAQPAT, via the exons ATGGCGACATCCTCAATTTCTGTGTCATCCCCTTCATTGCACACTCAACCTCGCCATCGCCATACTCTCTCCCCTCGTCATACCTCACTACGCTTCCATCTCCTCCACACCTTCCCCGCTCTTCAAGCTTCTCGAAGAAGCAATCCTATTTATCCTCAG GGAAACGATGAATCGCTGAACGACGGTCGTCGATGGAGAAGTTTCGATTTTGACGGTTATTATGgcgatgaagatgacgatgatgaagaagaagaagaggaagatcGAAGTTTAGATTTGTTAGTTAGGTTTGTGGAGAATGTGTTTCGTAAGGTTTCCAAACGAGCTCGTAAGGCTGTCAGATCAGTTCTTCCTCTTGCTATTTCTACTAAATTG GTTATCTGTACCCTTGGAACCGTTGTCTTTGTTAGCATTATAGTCATTCGGGGAGTGTGGTCTGGTATTTTGTACTTGCAAGATGGTCGTGGGCGTTATATGAATGGAATGGATGATGATCAACCTGAATGGACTAGAGCACAGCCTGCAACTTGA
- the LOC141599664 gene encoding uncharacterized protein LOC141599664 isoform X1, which yields MATSSISVSSPSLHTQPRHRHTLSPRHTSLRFHLLHTFPALQASRRSNPIYPQGNDESLNDGRRWRSFDFDGYYGDEDDDDEEEEEEDRSLDLLVRFVENVFRKVSKRARKAVRSVLPLAISTKLVGFAVNGLLILSFLWVLKAFLEVICTLGTVVFVSIIVIRGVWSGILYLQDGRGRYMNGMDDDQPEWTRAQPAT from the exons ATGGCGACATCCTCAATTTCTGTGTCATCCCCTTCATTGCACACTCAACCTCGCCATCGCCATACTCTCTCCCCTCGTCATACCTCACTACGCTTCCATCTCCTCCACACCTTCCCCGCTCTTCAAGCTTCTCGAAGAAGCAATCCTATTTATCCTCAG GGAAACGATGAATCGCTGAACGACGGTCGTCGATGGAGAAGTTTCGATTTTGACGGTTATTATGgcgatgaagatgacgatgatgaagaagaagaagaggaagatcGAAGTTTAGATTTGTTAGTTAGGTTTGTGGAGAATGTGTTTCGTAAGGTTTCCAAACGAGCTCGTAAGGCTGTCAGATCAGTTCTTCCTCTTGCTATTTCTACTAAATTG GTGGGATTTGCCGTCAATGGCTTGCtaatactttcatttttatgggTCCTGAAGGCTTTCCTTGAG GTTATCTGTACCCTTGGAACCGTTGTCTTTGTTAGCATTATAGTCATTCGGGGAGTGTGGTCTGGTATTTTGTACTTGCAAGATGGTCGTGGGCGTTATATGAATGGAATGGATGATGATCAACCTGAATGGACTAGAGCACAGCCTGCAACTTGA